The Nitrospira tepida genome includes a window with the following:
- a CDS encoding type II toxin-antitoxin system RelE/ParE family toxin, with translation MANPAGRHSSTRLVYRGAMLSIEFYVTHGGTAPAEEWLEQMPLASQQKFAALFVRMGDTGKIWNEHKFKHLTGTDKIFEFKVEADRVLCFFFVGKRLILTHGFRKAGDKTPKGEIERTEACKREFERGGRT, from the coding sequence ATGGCGAATCCGGCCGGTAGACATTCGTCCACTCGGCTCGTCTACCGCGGTGCCATGCTCAGCATTGAGTTCTACGTTACTCACGGTGGGACGGCACCCGCCGAGGAATGGCTGGAACAGATGCCGCTTGCAAGCCAACAGAAATTCGCCGCGCTGTTCGTTCGGATGGGAGATACCGGGAAGATCTGGAATGAACACAAGTTCAAGCATTTGACCGGAACGGATAAGATTTTCGAGTTCAAGGTTGAGGCAGATCGCGTCCTGTGTTTCTTCTTCGTTGGCAAGAGGCTGATACTGACGCATGGGTTTAGGAAGGCGGGAGACAAGACTCCTAAAGGCGAAATTGAACGAACTGAGGCATGTAAGCGAGAATTCGAGCGAGGAGGTCGAACATGA
- a CDS encoding NAD-dependent epimerase: MEPQTVLVTGAAGFIGFHTAARLLERGDRVIGLDNLNDYYDVRLKEARLTRLTTFDRFRFVRMDLADRAGIKQVFAESQFRKVVHLAAQAGVRYSLVNPHAYTDSNIEGFLSILEGCRHNGIEHLVFASTSSVYGGNTRMPFSVHDNVDHPVSLYAATKKANELMAHCYAHLYRIPCTGLRFFTVYGPWGRPDMALFLFTKAMLEGKPIEVFNHGQMQRDFTYIDDIVEGVVRALDRPAQPDPRWSGDQPDPSLSNAPYRLYNIGNHQPVPLLRFIEVLEQTLGLKAEKRLLPLQPGDVPATYADVEDLTRDVGFKPSTSIETGIARFVQWYREYYAV; encoded by the coding sequence ATGGAGCCGCAAACGGTTCTGGTCACGGGCGCGGCGGGGTTTATCGGGTTTCACACGGCCGCCCGGTTGTTGGAGCGGGGCGATCGGGTCATCGGCCTCGACAACCTGAACGACTATTACGATGTCCGTCTCAAAGAGGCGCGCCTGACCCGCTTGACCACGTTCGACCGGTTCCGTTTCGTCAGGATGGACCTGGCGGATCGTGCGGGAATCAAACAAGTGTTCGCCGAATCGCAGTTTCGGAAAGTCGTGCATTTGGCCGCCCAGGCCGGGGTGCGGTATTCCCTGGTCAATCCTCATGCTTACACGGACAGCAACATCGAGGGCTTTTTGAGCATCCTGGAAGGGTGCCGCCACAATGGCATCGAGCACCTCGTCTTCGCTTCCACCAGCTCGGTCTACGGCGGCAACACCCGCATGCCCTTCTCGGTGCACGACAACGTCGACCATCCGGTGTCGCTCTACGCGGCCACCAAAAAGGCGAATGAGCTGATGGCCCATTGCTATGCGCACCTCTATCGGATTCCCTGCACCGGGCTCAGGTTCTTCACGGTCTATGGACCATGGGGGCGGCCGGACATGGCGCTGTTCCTGTTCACCAAGGCGATGCTGGAGGGCAAACCGATCGAGGTCTTCAACCATGGGCAGATGCAGCGGGACTTCACGTATATCGACGATATCGTGGAGGGGGTGGTGCGCGCGCTTGATCGCCCGGCGCAGCCGGACCCCCGGTGGTCAGGCGACCAACCGGACCCGAGCCTCAGCAATGCCCCCTATCGACTCTACAACATCGGCAACCATCAACCGGTGCCGCTGCTGCGCTTTATCGAGGTGCTGGAACAGACGCTCGGCCTCAAGGCCGAGAAACGCCTCTTGCCGTTACAGCCAGGAGATGTGCCTGCGACCTATGCCGACGTGGAGGATCTCACCCGCGATGTCGGCTTCAAGCCCTCGACGTCCATCGAAACCGGCATTGCCCGCTTCGTCCAATGGTACAGGGAATACTATGCAGTGTAA
- a CDS encoding helix-turn-helix domain-containing protein, whose translation MKSKPSRGGKGWLNRKLANPSFRRGFEEELQRLAIGEQLTRLRREAGLTQAQVAQRAKTTASAISRYENADYNRYELRTLQRIVRACGGRMAINLTSGSNRHRAV comes from the coding sequence ATGAAGTCGAAACCAAGCCGCGGGGGCAAAGGGTGGCTCAATAGAAAGCTCGCCAACCCCAGCTTCCGTCGAGGATTTGAAGAAGAATTACAGAGGTTGGCGATCGGAGAGCAGTTAACCCGACTGCGCCGAGAGGCCGGCTTGACTCAGGCCCAGGTCGCCCAGCGAGCGAAAACCACCGCCTCTGCAATAAGTCGCTACGAAAACGCGGACTACAACCGGTATGAGCTTCGCACACTTCAGAGAATCGTTCGTGCCTGTGGAGGACGAATGGCCATCAACCTCACTTCAGGATCCAACAGGCATCGAGCTGTCTGA
- a CDS encoding MBL fold metallo-hydrolase, with the protein MKLWDHYRPTDYLALLPWVWVQFESAEAPGPFPFLGGIAPEVTVALHEAHQHLLSSVETAISDVFAKRAPLDDPDLRTRLEDAYAELVNSRPQLSQHIRCGRRPDGTFQWEFPRDPSKSSTVTSAGLRVFHAVKRQAIPMPLDRMSGPAVAKLIGFLDGSQPAGAIRTIVTASREQERTLTRFMELLHQHECLSATPEHRVRSRWLEATADRDLIHLGHAALMYRQREQFFLFDPWLLPWFAEMPIPSLWGQLLPRPSAVFLTHDHDDHVEPRSLLSLPKDIPVVVPSRRNRKTCYYDYQALLRDMGFTQVIELAHGESWAFDGGAVWSVPFYGEDPCDLEMPRNCYLIADRGHTVLVHADSGPTNDGRSALKEGVIQALVRQHGPIAVVCASQQQLKELRTYAAHAALAPPGTWLEVGENGFLTNAYLAELAQTAQAKLFVSYATGGADWYPDHLSFTFSRRNPARTKLLTAHWEPPSELAQALASFGCRYHYAQALDAFRLKPDGAMEALSLTQTLAPLELYRLDHGDPPFMRSSGQKR; encoded by the coding sequence ATGAAACTCTGGGACCACTATCGCCCGACCGATTACCTTGCCCTGTTGCCCTGGGTCTGGGTGCAGTTCGAGAGCGCCGAGGCGCCGGGCCCGTTCCCCTTTCTGGGCGGGATTGCCCCCGAAGTGACCGTCGCCCTCCACGAGGCGCACCAACACCTCCTCAGTAGCGTGGAGACGGCGATCAGCGACGTGTTTGCGAAGCGGGCGCCGCTCGACGATCCCGATCTTCGCACGAGGCTGGAGGATGCCTATGCCGAGCTGGTGAATTCGCGCCCGCAGCTTAGCCAGCACATCCGTTGCGGGCGGCGTCCGGACGGGACCTTCCAGTGGGAGTTTCCACGCGATCCCAGTAAGTCCTCGACGGTGACCAGCGCCGGATTGCGGGTCTTCCATGCGGTCAAGCGCCAGGCGATTCCGATGCCACTCGACCGAATGAGCGGCCCCGCGGTGGCCAAGCTCATCGGGTTCTTGGACGGCAGCCAACCGGCCGGCGCGATCCGCACGATTGTGACTGCCTCCCGTGAGCAGGAGCGGACGCTCACCCGCTTCATGGAACTCCTGCATCAGCACGAGTGCCTGTCCGCCACGCCCGAGCATCGCGTGCGGAGCAGATGGCTGGAGGCGACAGCCGATCGCGACCTGATCCATCTCGGCCATGCGGCGCTGATGTATCGCCAGCGCGAACAGTTTTTTCTGTTCGATCCCTGGCTCTTGCCCTGGTTCGCCGAGATGCCGATCCCTTCGCTCTGGGGCCAACTGCTGCCGCGACCTTCGGCGGTCTTTCTCACGCATGACCATGACGACCATGTGGAGCCGCGCTCGCTCCTGAGCCTGCCCAAGGATATTCCGGTCGTCGTGCCCAGCCGGCGCAATCGGAAGACCTGCTACTACGACTACCAGGCGTTGCTGCGGGACATGGGCTTCACACAGGTTATCGAGTTGGCGCATGGCGAGTCCTGGGCCTTTGACGGCGGGGCCGTGTGGTCGGTGCCGTTCTATGGCGAAGATCCCTGCGATCTCGAGATGCCGCGGAATTGCTACCTGATCGCGGACCGCGGCCATACCGTCCTGGTCCACGCCGACAGCGGCCCGACCAATGACGGGCGCTCCGCGCTAAAAGAAGGCGTGATTCAGGCGCTCGTACGACAGCACGGCCCGATTGCGGTCGTCTGTGCCTCGCAGCAACAGTTGAAGGAGCTGCGCACCTATGCGGCCCATGCCGCGCTGGCGCCGCCGGGGACCTGGTTGGAAGTCGGAGAAAACGGGTTCTTGACCAATGCCTATCTGGCCGAGCTGGCGCAGACCGCGCAAGCCAAATTGTTCGTATCCTACGCGACCGGCGGAGCCGATTGGTATCCCGACCATCTGTCCTTCACGTTCAGCCGGCGGAATCCCGCCCGAACGAAACTGTTAACGGCGCATTGGGAGCCGCCGTCCGAGTTGGCCCAGGCGCTCGCGTCCTTCGGGTGCCGATATCACTATGCCCAGGCGTTGGATGCCTTTCGGCTCAAACCGGACGGGGCGATGGAAGCTCTGTCATTGACGCAGACCTTGGCGCCGCTGGAACTCTATCGGCTTGACCATGGCGATCCGCCGTTCATGCGATCTTCCGGGCAGAAGAGATAA
- a CDS encoding type II toxin-antitoxin system HicB family antitoxin — protein MNRKDYHINIFYSEADGGYVADIPDLQAGSAFGKTPAEALKQVQLAKRLWLQSAKAERKPIPKPRDRPAIYQTASELLVGF, from the coding sequence GTGAACAGGAAGGACTACCACATCAACATTTTTTACAGTGAGGCAGATGGCGGCTACGTTGCCGACATCCCGGACCTCCAAGCCGGTTCCGCATTTGGCAAGACTCCTGCTGAGGCACTGAAGCAAGTTCAGTTAGCAAAGCGGCTCTGGCTACAGAGTGCCAAGGCGGAACGGAAACCCATCCCCAAGCCGCGCGACCGCCCTGCGATCTACCAGACTGCTTCTGAACTTCTTGTAGGATTCTGA
- a CDS encoding uroporphyrinogen-III synthase, translated as MSQSQPAEGTGFAGLHVAALESRMAESMANLIRRYGGEPLVVPALREIPLSDNHAAFEFSERLFVGQIDVVLLLTGVGTQTLVEVLATRHPIESITQALSRTTLVARGPKPVAALKRLGLTPALVVPEPNTWRDLLAALDQQGPVKDRRVAIQEYGVSNDELVRELMARGALVMPVPIYKWALPEDTAPLRNLLTEVTAGRIDVLLVTNAVQVEHVMQVLEREGKVEPFRTALKRMVVASIGPTASERLRSHGWPVDLEPSHPKMGVLVKEASEAAWRLLQGKRPA; from the coding sequence ATGAGCCAGAGCCAACCGGCTGAAGGCACAGGTTTCGCGGGGCTCCACGTCGCGGCCCTCGAAAGCCGCATGGCGGAGTCGATGGCGAACCTGATCCGCCGTTACGGCGGCGAGCCGCTGGTTGTCCCGGCGCTCCGTGAAATTCCCCTGTCCGATAACCATGCGGCGTTTGAATTCAGCGAACGCCTGTTCGTCGGACAGATCGACGTGGTGCTGTTGCTCACCGGCGTGGGGACTCAAACCTTGGTCGAGGTGCTTGCCACGCGCCATCCGATTGAATCCATTACTCAGGCCTTGAGCCGGACGACGCTCGTCGCCAGGGGCCCGAAGCCAGTCGCTGCATTGAAGCGGCTGGGGCTGACGCCGGCTCTGGTCGTCCCGGAACCGAATACCTGGCGGGACCTGCTAGCGGCTTTGGATCAACAGGGACCGGTCAAGGACCGACGGGTGGCGATTCAGGAGTACGGCGTGTCCAATGATGAGCTGGTCCGGGAGCTGATGGCGCGAGGCGCCCTGGTGATGCCGGTTCCGATTTATAAATGGGCGCTTCCGGAAGACACGGCCCCGCTACGCAACCTACTGACTGAGGTGACTGCCGGAAGGATCGATGTCCTGCTCGTCACCAATGCCGTGCAGGTCGAGCATGTCATGCAGGTGCTTGAAAGAGAGGGCAAGGTGGAGCCGTTTCGGACGGCGCTCAAGCGGATGGTGGTCGCTTCCATCGGCCCCACGGCCAGCGAACGGCTGCGCAGCCACGGCTGGCCCGTGGACCTGGAGCCGTCGCACCCGAAGATGGGCGTGCTGGTCAAAGAGGCCAGCGAGGCGGCATGGCGGCTGCTCCAGGGAAAGCGACCAGCATAG
- a CDS encoding PilZ domain-containing protein translates to MKPRRVLRYSVQLPAGLQGDGPDRKGTIVNLSIDGCAVIAERPVPVGSYVRIGMELTPQEPVLEIELAAVRWRAGSRFGCEFIKVQPSMKARLAEFVRLLESPPAG, encoded by the coding sequence ATGAAACCCCGGCGAGTCCTACGATACTCGGTCCAGTTGCCCGCCGGGTTGCAGGGGGACGGCCCGGATCGGAAGGGCACGATCGTGAACCTCTCGATCGATGGCTGCGCGGTGATCGCCGAACGGCCGGTCCCGGTGGGGAGCTACGTGAGGATCGGCATGGAACTCACCCCGCAGGAGCCAGTGCTGGAGATCGAATTGGCGGCCGTGCGCTGGCGGGCCGGCTCGCGGTTCGGCTGTGAGTTCATCAAGGTGCAGCCGTCGATGAAGGCCCGATTGGCGGAGTTCGTGCGGCTGCTCGAATCGCCGCCAGCCGGGTGA
- a CDS encoding formylglycine-generating enzyme family protein: MWTRFSVLTLCACSMLWNIGLSGAAGGTSSGQSGGSQTGEITGKDGAPMVLIPAGPFPMGVPPGDRDGGRDEYPRHEVTLDAFYIDKFEVTNGRYIEFVRATNHRIPQHPKDPSRNLWQKNMMPESAADRPVINVDWYDAEAYCKWAGKRLPTEAEWEKAGRGVDDRRFPWGNVEPTAKHLNYNQRWIGEKTLMPVGSYELGKSPYGVYDMAGNVWEWVNDWYDDRYYEKSPAKNPSGPETGSHKVLRSSGWQVETPLVRIFTRVKSDPLIRNESTGFRCAMDAKDAAR; this comes from the coding sequence ATGTGGACCAGGTTCTCGGTGCTGACTCTTTGTGCCTGCTCGATGCTCTGGAATATCGGCTTGAGTGGGGCCGCCGGTGGGACATCATCAGGGCAATCCGGTGGATCGCAGACCGGCGAGATCACCGGTAAGGACGGAGCCCCGATGGTGCTGATTCCGGCCGGGCCGTTTCCGATGGGGGTCCCTCCCGGTGACCGGGACGGAGGCCGCGACGAGTATCCCCGCCACGAAGTCACGCTGGATGCGTTTTACATCGACAAATTTGAGGTCACCAACGGCCGCTACATCGAGTTCGTGCGTGCCACCAACCATCGCATTCCCCAGCACCCCAAAGACCCGAGCCGGAACCTGTGGCAGAAGAACATGATGCCGGAATCGGCCGCAGACCGGCCTGTCATCAACGTGGATTGGTACGACGCGGAGGCCTATTGCAAGTGGGCCGGCAAACGGCTCCCCACCGAAGCCGAATGGGAAAAGGCGGGGCGCGGAGTGGACGACCGGCGGTTTCCCTGGGGCAATGTGGAGCCGACGGCCAAGCATCTGAACTATAACCAACGGTGGATCGGGGAGAAAACCTTGATGCCGGTCGGCAGCTACGAGCTGGGCAAGAGCCCCTACGGCGTCTACGACATGGCGGGTAATGTCTGGGAATGGGTCAATGATTGGTACGACGACCGCTACTACGAAAAGAGCCCGGCCAAGAACCCATCAGGCCCGGAGACCGGCTCCCATAAAGTCCTGCGCAGCTCCGGCTGGCAGGTCGAAACGCCGTTGGTCCGGATCTTCACGCGCGTCAAGAGCGACCCCCTGATCCGCAACGAATCGACGGGGTTCCGGTGTGCCATGGACGCCAAGGACGCAGCGCGGTGA
- a CDS encoding VOC family protein: MATPPPHRGLRHLALRVTDLKKSRAFYERLFGMKVVWEPDPDNVYFSSGCDNLALHQISQAELADYHQRRSQFLDHVGVIMENPAAVDELYALVVGEAAELEATIVKPPKQHRDGSYSFYVADPDGNVVQVLYEPTISPLEFTRKT; the protein is encoded by the coding sequence ATGGCGACGCCTCCTCCTCATCGCGGGTTGCGCCATCTGGCGCTCCGCGTGACCGATCTCAAGAAATCGCGAGCCTTCTACGAGCGGCTGTTCGGGATGAAGGTCGTCTGGGAGCCGGACCCGGACAATGTCTATTTCAGCTCGGGGTGCGACAACCTGGCCCTGCATCAGATTTCACAGGCTGAGTTGGCCGACTATCATCAAAGGCGCAGCCAATTCCTCGACCATGTGGGGGTGATCATGGAGAACCCTGCCGCGGTCGATGAGTTGTATGCCCTGGTTGTTGGCGAAGCCGCTGAGTTGGAAGCCACCATCGTGAAGCCTCCGAAACAACACCGTGACGGGAGCTATTCGTTTTACGTGGCCGATCCGGACGGCAACGTGGTGCAGGTGTTGTACGAACCCACGATCAGCCCGTTGGAGTTTACCCGCAAAACATGA